One region of Alosa sapidissima isolate fAloSap1 chromosome 1, fAloSap1.pri, whole genome shotgun sequence genomic DNA includes:
- the cahz gene encoding carbonic anhydrase, whose amino-acid sequence MSHGWGYGPTNGPDKWSEGFPIANGPRQSPIDIIPGQAPHDPALKPLRLKYDPATSQSILNNGHSFQVDFLDEEDKSTLTGGPITGTYRLRQFHFHWGASDDRGSEHTVAGTKFPCELHLVHWNTKYPSFGEAASQPDGLAVVGVFLKIGAANPNLQKVIDAMEAIKFKGKQTTYPNFDPKILLPASLDYWTYDGSLTTPPLLESVTWIVLRQPISVSPAQMAKFRSLQFSGEGESACCMQDNYRPPQPLKGRKVRASFK is encoded by the exons ATGTCTCACGGCTGGGGCTACGGACCTACCAATG GACCAGATAAGTGGAGTGAGGGCTTCCCCATCGCTAATGGACCTAGGCAGTCACCTATTGATATCATCCCTGGCCAAGCGCCTCATGATCCTGCTCTGAAGCCTCTCAGACTTAAATATGACCCTGCCACCTCGCAAAGCATTTTGAACAATGGCCATTCCTTCCAAGTTGATTTTTTGGATGAGGAAGACAAATCAA CTCTGACCGGAGGGCCCATCACAGGTACATACAGACTGAGGCAGTTCCACTTCCACTGGGGGGCCAGTGACGACCGTGGCTCCGAGCACACCGTAGCTGGCACCAAGTTCCCCTGTGAG CTACACTTGGTTCACTGGAACACCAAATACCCCAGCTTTGGTGAGGCTGCCAGCCAGCCCGATGGCCTCGCTGTGGTTGGAGTGTTTCTGAAG ATTGGGGCTGCCAACCCAAACCTGCAGAAGGTTATAGATGCTATGGAGGCCATCAAATTTAAG GGTAAGCAGACAACATACCCAAACTTTGACCCCAAAATCCTTTTGCCTGCTTCCCTGGATTACTGGACGTATGATGGCTCCCTGACCACGCCCCCACTTCTGGAGAGTGTCACCTGGATCGTCCTCAGGCAGCCAATCAGCGTCAGCCCTGCCCAG ATGGCTAAGTTCCGCAGCCTGCAGTTCTCTGGCGAGGGAGAGTCCGCCTGCTGCATGCAGGACAACTATAGACCACCGCAGCCTCTGAAGGGCAGGAAGGTCCGTGCCTCCTTCAAGTAA